The DNA segment CGCTCCGGATGTGCGCCGCATCATCCTCGAACGATCCGCCGCGTACGACGTGCGGGTAGCGAGCATCGCTCGGTACGAACACGGGATTGATCAGCCCGTTCGGGCCCGCGCGCTCCCGCTGCTTGGCAAGCGAGGCATAGCGTGCAGCGTCATATTGATCCAGTATCCACTCCGCAACGTTGCCGTGCATGTCGTAAAGGCCGAACGGGTTCGGCTTCTTTGTGCCCACCTTGTGTGGCGCCCCGTCCGCGTTCGCGGCATACCATGCTACATCGGCTAGCGAGCTCTCCTCCGGCCCCGACGACCAGGGCGTCGTCGTGCCCGCGCGCGCAGCGTGTTCCCATTCCGCTTCTGTCGGCAGGCGATACGTGCGTCCAGTCCTGGCTGACAGCCAGCGGCAGTATTCCGCGGCCGCGTGCCAGGTCATGCCGATCGCCGGCTGCTTCCCCTTGCCGAAGCCCCACGACTCGTCCACATACGGCGGGGTGGGCTTCGACACCGCGTCGGCGGTCGTGGACGCCGGGTCCGCCGCCGAGCCCGCTCCCGGCAGGCGCTTCGCGAACCTGTAGCGGTCGAACTCGTCCCACGTCACTTCATGTTTGCCCATCCAGAACGGCTCGATTCTGACCTCGGCCTGTGGCCCCTCATCTTCGCCCCGGCCAGGCTCGTTGGCCGGGCTCCCTATCGTGAAGCGGCCGCCCGGGACAGGGACCATGTCGAAGCTGACGTTCGTGTCCGGAATCGTTTCCGTGTAGGGCTCGAAGGCGACAGCGCTCCCGGGAGCGGCGGTTGTGGCTTGGAAGGCCGCGTCACCTGCGGGCGCTGTGCCGTGCGAACCGCTGCCGGTGTCTGCGCGACGTGCTGCCGCTGGAACGATGCTCATCGCAAACAGGAGAAGGGACAACCGGAGCGTCTTGCTCATTCTTCGCTTCATTTCTCGTCCCGCCCGATCCGCGCGTGTAGCACCTCATCTGCCCAGTCGTAGTCCTGGATCATGGCTATCCAGTATAGTTCGCACAGCCCAGACCCGCGATGGCGACCAGCAGGAGCAGCAGGCCGCCGTACAGCCGCCTCGTAGACGCGCGTGGAGCATCGCGCCACTCTCCCGTCATTAAGCCAAGAAGGTTCGCGGTTGCGACCATCACGCTCATCAGGATGGCCCACCCCAACGACGGTCCGAGCGCGCCCATCCGGAGGGCGCCGGCGCCATAGAAGACGAACCCTCCAATCCAGACGGCCCCCATCAAGGCGCCGTAGAGGTAGTACGCCCCCGTTCGGGCGAGGCGAAAATTACCTACCGTTCGGTTCTTCGCGAGCAGCCAACCAGCGTAGCCGGCGTTGCACAAGAACATTGCCGAGGTGAGCAGCGACCACACCGGCATGGCCGCCCAATTCTGCGACACGCCGCGTTCCCGAAACGCATCGATGAGATCTGTGCCGAAGGCAAAGCCGATATTCCCGCAAGCGGAGAGGAGCCCGGACGCAACGCACAGGGCGAGACCTCGCAGATAGCGCCGGTCCTCGGTCGCTTCCGTTCCGTGCTGCCAACGGCCCGCGAACGAGCAGACCACGACGCCGGCGAGCATGACGGCAAGCGAGATCAACGTGAGGAGCAGGCCGATGGGCGACGGGCGGTACTGAAATAGCAGCAAGGGAACCAACGCGCCAACCGTCGCGGCAACGCCGAGAATCACCGCAAATCCCAACGCCATCCCAAGGGCCGTGACCCCCAAGCCGAAGGTGACCGCCCCCGTTCCCCACCCCAGGCCAAAGAGCAGAATCAGCAAGACGCTTGCGGTCGGTGCTTGCGCGTATACCTGAAAGACCGCCGGAACGGCCACCAACACCACCAGCCACGGCAAGAGCAGATAGGCCGTCGACGCAAACACCAGCCAGGTATTCTCCCAGGCCCATTGCCGGGTCCATTTCATGGGCAGCATGAAGCCGCCCTGGCACACGCCACCCGCAATCACTGCCAGCAGGCCGAGCCCGTGCACGTCACTCATGGCATTCCCCGGCGAGGAGCCCTTTCAATAAGCCCCTTCAACGAGCCCACACACGCGTCGATATCGTTCTCGTCATTGTAGAGATGGACCGATGCTCGTACGCGGCCATCACCCGCCCAGACGACGATGCCCCGCTGCTCGAGCGCCGCGCGCACGGCAGCAGGCCTCGAGTGCGCGAACGAGACGATCCCGGAGGCGTGCTCAGGATGCGGCGGCGTCAACATGCAGGCGCCGGTCGCAGCAACGCCCTCTCGCAGTCGGGCCACGAGCGGCCTCAGGTGGGCGCTGATCGCCGCAACACCAACATCGATCAGAAAGCGGAGGCTCGCACGGAGCGCGTAGAGCGCAGGAAAGTTCGGCATGCCAGCCGTGAGGCAGGCTGCCCCCTCCTTCAGCACGTAGCGATCGAAGCGATCGCCTGTAAAGCAGTCCGGCACCGAGTACCACCCGATGCCACGCGGCTCCAGGCGCTCCCGCAGACGAGGCGAGACGTATGTCACGCCAACGCCATGGGTGCTCATCAACCACTTGAAGCTGCTCGAAAACAGAAAGTCGATGTCTCCGACCGCCACCGGGCAGCGGCCCAACGCTTGCGTCGCATCAATCGAGAGGATCGCGCCAGCCTCGCGAACCCTCTTCGCGAGCTGCGCCACCTCGGCCAGATACGCGCCAGTCTTGTAGCTCACCAGACTGAGAGACACGAGCTTCGTCCGCGCAGTGATGCAGCGAAGGATGTCGTCGAGCCGCAGCGCGCCGTCCATGCTCTCGACAACTGTCACCTCTACCCCCTCCTCGCGCAGCCGCAGCCACGGGATCACGTTCGAGGGAAACTCGAGGTCGCTGATGATCACCTGGTCTTCAGCGCGCCAGTGGAGCGAGTTGAGCAGCGCGAGCAGGGCATCTGAGGCCGAGGGCAGGAAACAGACGTTCGCCGGAGCCGTGCCGAGGAGCTGAGCGGTCAGCGCTCTCGCCTCCTCTTCCACCGCATGAAAGTGCCGGCGGCCGGGCGTGCCCAACTCTTTGTGCGCGTGGTAGGCGGCCAGCGCCCTCTTGGTCTCCGGCACGGGCAGACCTTCCGCCGCGGTGTCGAGATATACGTCGCGCACCGCACGCGGAAAGAGATGTCTATAGGGGCCAAAGCCGGCCGTCACGCGAAGCGCTCCATGAGCCGGAGATAGATCTCGAAACACCGCTCGAGCTGATCCACCTCGACGAACTCATCGACGGTATGTGCGTGGTCAATGCTCCCGGGCCCCAGAATCACACTGGGGAAGCCTCCCGCAGACAGCTTGCTTGCGTCACTCCCAAAGACCGCCCCCGCTGGCTCGTCGTTCAAGCCGACCTCGCGCAACGCTGATGCAACGGTCTCGACGATCGCCGCCGTGGCAGGGGTCTCGAGCGGATAGTCCACCACGAACGGCGGTTCGACGTGCACCTTCAACTCCGGCTCGCGCTCGATGATGCGATGGACGAGGGCGCGATAGTGGGCGAAGACGGTCTCGGGCGCT comes from the Luteitalea sp. genome and includes:
- a CDS encoding SUMF1/EgtB/PvdO family nonheme iron enzyme, producing MKRRMSKTLRLSLLLFAMSIVPAAARRADTGSGSHGTAPAGDAAFQATTAAPGSAVAFEPYTETIPDTNVSFDMVPVPGGRFTIGSPANEPGRGEDEGPQAEVRIEPFWMGKHEVTWDEFDRYRFAKRLPGAGSAADPASTTADAVSKPTPPYVDESWGFGKGKQPAIGMTWHAAAEYCRWLSARTGRTYRLPTEAEWEHAARAGTTTPWSSGPEESSLADVAWYAANADGAPHKVGTKKPNPFGLYDMHGNVAEWILDQYDAARYASLAKQRERAGPNGLINPVFVPSDARYPHVVRGGSFEDDAAHIRSAARRSSEPAWSRQDPQLPQSIWWHTDAIFVGFRVVRAVEEQSDLKDFKSAITEDSPDMKR
- a CDS encoding aminotransferase class V-fold PLP-dependent enzyme, with amino-acid sequence MFRDLSPAHGALRVTAGFGPYRHLFPRAVRDVYLDTAAEGLPVPETKRALAAYHAHKELGTPGRRHFHAVEEEARALTAQLLGTAPANVCFLPSASDALLALLNSLHWRAEDQVIISDLEFPSNVIPWLRLREEGVEVTVVESMDGALRLDDILRCITARTKLVSLSLVSYKTGAYLAEVAQLAKRVREAGAILSIDATQALGRCPVAVGDIDFLFSSSFKWLMSTHGVGVTYVSPRLRERLEPRGIGWYSVPDCFTGDRFDRYVLKEGAACLTAGMPNFPALYALRASLRFLIDVGVAAISAHLRPLVARLREGVAATGACMLTPPHPEHASGIVSFAHSRPAAVRAALEQRGIVVWAGDGRVRASVHLYNDENDIDACVGSLKGLIERAPRRGMP